From a region of the Corallococcus coralloides DSM 2259 genome:
- a CDS encoding YiiD C-terminal domain-containing protein: MSGEPIDAPEDVLARLALELHARIPMTKFLGIQFEAFEPERIVLVAPLGPSLNHRGTAFGPGVFTSAGLAPWLLLVRAAWAERLGVQILLRRCEFAIHRPITCDYRARCDTLPALDADTLRQGGKVRLTATSQVFIDEGDPAATYTAHFTLLGQPASSGAGEGDLALPFPEAWRT; this comes from the coding sequence GTGAGCGGTGAGCCCATTGATGCACCGGAGGATGTCCTGGCGCGGCTGGCCCTGGAGCTCCATGCACGGATCCCGATGACGAAGTTCCTTGGGATCCAGTTCGAGGCGTTCGAGCCCGAGCGCATCGTGCTCGTGGCGCCGCTGGGGCCTTCGCTCAATCACCGAGGGACGGCTTTCGGTCCGGGGGTGTTCACCTCCGCGGGGCTCGCGCCCTGGCTGTTGCTCGTGCGGGCAGCGTGGGCGGAGCGGCTCGGCGTGCAGATCCTCCTTCGCCGCTGCGAGTTCGCCATCCACCGGCCCATCACCTGCGACTACCGGGCCCGCTGTGACACGTTGCCCGCGCTGGACGCAGACACGCTTCGTCAGGGCGGCAAGGTGCGGCTCACGGCGACGTCGCAGGTCTTCATCGACGAGGGCGATCCCGCCGCAACCTACACGGCGCACTTCACGTTGCTGGGCCAGCCCGCTTCCTCCGGCGCGGGGGAGGGGGACCTGGCGTTGCCCTTTCCGGAGGCGTGGCGGACGTGA
- a CDS encoding polyketide synthase, translated as MAISGFAFALPGARTLDELAEVLHGGKTTYGQWPEERIPQALYLDPSAAVGAARTSTLLGGVVEDASQQRWVVETAHRALSSAGLAPGSLGGQPVPVFLAHSRGGGHGLYDTAVLAVADQLQPYLVHGAHPNEFSHQELTDLTQKVRQSLRDSFGPDFVEDPRERATHRLASAIAEALGTTEKALLVDGNCTGGLAAIELAARELAKGAPWAIAGALSYVDTVNQVLYSNSRLLSSEGCFPFAQKGNGTVISDGVVLLVLTSLERATQERLPVHGVIRGVGGANDGAAEAYMLVPNPRGHGLAVGRALEQAGVEPRELGVILAHGTGTRAGDAVEAKVFDRALKAHGEEAQPASPVPVMSIKGNLGHAKEASGLANLIALLALFESGAIPGPVHGDKPRSLLEPGGLIEVDKTARSWPAGEQPRMGGVSAIASGGQNYHAVVEDRPSPKRAQALLRDTRGRPARSDEPIAIVGMAGAFADAPDLATLWTNLLHGRRAFRRLPFGLGAPLELDASRFTGNASQYDERPADILRHDPLHYLLVDLARSAAANVSIERGSNIPVVVSAEHCGEYGLRQVAAARLPEIEEHLQRVLRETGKDPKGVARTVRAAMKRLSVDLPELWAGSLFNLSPSFMAARIARAFDLTGPTCAIEAGGAAASMGGLDVACGRLSSREADAVFWATADMRLGVTRMADEGAMGLLSQRDAPTVFDAASDGYLPGEGATVCLLRRLSDARERGEPVLGIIRAVGSAFGTPEDHGLVAESAMSLAIRRAWSRCDVSADALAFVECFGSGHPASDRAELAALGRTLGTARAQPLPLGAVMPNIGHAGAAAGAASLMKALYTLAAKRVPATLGETTPLIGAADNLRLCTEPQALKEARFAGVNAAGSGGTHYHVVLEAGPDLQVPGT; from the coding sequence GTGGCGATCTCTGGTTTCGCGTTTGCGTTGCCTGGCGCGCGCACACTGGATGAGCTGGCGGAGGTGCTTCACGGGGGGAAGACGACGTATGGCCAGTGGCCGGAGGAGCGCATTCCCCAAGCCCTGTATCTGGATCCCTCGGCGGCCGTGGGCGCGGCCCGGACCTCCACGCTGCTGGGCGGCGTCGTGGAGGATGCATCTCAGCAGCGGTGGGTGGTGGAGACGGCGCACCGGGCGCTGTCTTCGGCGGGGCTGGCCCCTGGCTCGCTGGGTGGGCAGCCCGTTCCGGTGTTCCTCGCGCACTCACGCGGTGGCGGCCACGGGCTCTACGACACGGCGGTGCTGGCCGTGGCGGATCAGCTCCAGCCGTACCTCGTGCACGGCGCGCATCCGAATGAGTTCTCCCATCAGGAGCTGACGGACCTCACCCAGAAGGTGCGCCAGTCGCTCCGGGATTCGTTCGGGCCGGACTTCGTGGAGGACCCGAGGGAGCGCGCCACGCATCGGCTCGCGAGCGCCATCGCGGAGGCGCTGGGCACCACGGAGAAGGCGCTGCTCGTGGACGGGAACTGCACCGGCGGTCTGGCCGCGATCGAACTGGCGGCGCGGGAGCTCGCGAAGGGGGCGCCATGGGCCATCGCGGGCGCGCTGTCCTACGTCGACACGGTGAACCAGGTCCTCTATTCGAACTCACGCCTCCTGTCGTCCGAGGGCTGCTTCCCGTTCGCCCAGAAGGGGAACGGCACGGTCATCTCCGACGGAGTGGTGCTGCTGGTGCTCACGAGCCTGGAACGGGCGACCCAGGAACGGCTCCCCGTCCACGGGGTGATCCGCGGAGTGGGCGGGGCGAACGACGGCGCGGCTGAGGCGTACATGCTGGTCCCGAATCCGCGCGGCCACGGGCTGGCGGTGGGGCGTGCGCTCGAACAGGCAGGCGTGGAGCCTCGCGAGTTGGGGGTGATCCTCGCGCACGGTACGGGGACGCGGGCCGGTGACGCCGTGGAGGCGAAGGTCTTTGATCGCGCGCTGAAGGCACATGGTGAGGAGGCCCAACCCGCGTCGCCGGTGCCCGTGATGTCGATCAAGGGAAACCTGGGGCATGCGAAGGAGGCCTCGGGGCTGGCGAACCTGATCGCGCTGCTCGCCCTGTTCGAGTCCGGAGCCATTCCGGGACCGGTGCACGGAGACAAGCCCCGGAGCCTGCTCGAACCCGGAGGGCTCATCGAGGTCGACAAGACCGCCCGGTCGTGGCCGGCGGGCGAGCAGCCGCGCATGGGGGGCGTCAGCGCCATCGCGAGCGGAGGCCAGAACTACCACGCGGTGGTGGAGGACCGGCCTTCCCCCAAGCGAGCCCAGGCGTTGCTGCGAGACACGCGGGGGCGTCCCGCGAGGAGCGACGAGCCCATCGCCATCGTTGGGATGGCCGGTGCGTTCGCGGACGCTCCCGACCTTGCCACGCTGTGGACGAACCTGCTCCACGGCCGCCGAGCCTTCCGGAGGTTGCCGTTCGGGCTCGGGGCGCCGCTGGAACTGGACGCGTCCCGATTCACGGGCAACGCCAGCCAGTACGACGAACGACCGGCCGACATCCTGCGGCATGATCCGCTCCACTACCTGCTGGTGGACCTGGCGCGAAGCGCGGCAGCGAACGTCTCCATCGAACGGGGAAGCAACATCCCGGTGGTCGTCTCCGCGGAGCACTGCGGCGAGTACGGACTGCGCCAGGTCGCCGCCGCACGTCTGCCGGAGATAGAGGAGCACCTCCAGCGCGTGTTACGCGAGACGGGCAAGGACCCCAAGGGCGTGGCCCGGACCGTGCGAGCGGCGATGAAGCGCCTGTCGGTCGACCTGCCGGAACTGTGGGCCGGCAGCCTCTTCAACCTGTCGCCGAGCTTCATGGCGGCGAGGATCGCCCGAGCGTTCGATCTGACCGGCCCGACTTGCGCCATCGAAGCCGGAGGCGCGGCGGCGTCCATGGGCGGCCTGGACGTCGCATGCGGCCGGTTGTCGTCGCGGGAAGCGGACGCGGTGTTCTGGGCGACGGCGGACATGCGACTCGGAGTCACGCGCATGGCAGACGAGGGCGCGATGGGGCTTCTGTCCCAAAGGGACGCACCGACCGTGTTCGACGCGGCCTCCGATGGGTATCTGCCTGGAGAAGGCGCCACGGTGTGCCTGCTGCGCCGTTTGTCGGACGCGCGGGAGCGGGGGGAGCCGGTGCTCGGGATCATCCGTGCGGTGGGAAGCGCGTTCGGAACGCCCGAGGACCACGGGCTCGTCGCCGAGTCCGCGATGAGCCTCGCCATCCGGCGCGCCTGGTCACGGTGTGACGTGTCGGCGGACGCGCTCGCCTTCGTGGAGTGCTTCGGCAGTGGGCATCCTGCCAGCGACCGCGCGGAGCTCGCGGCCTTGGGACGGACACTCGGTACCGCGCGAGCCCAACCGCTTCCGCTGGGAGCCGTCATGCCGAACATCGGTCACGCAGGCGCTGCCGCGGGCGCCGCGAGTCTGATGAAGGCCCTGTACACGCTGGCTGCGAAGCGGGTGCCGGCAACCCTGGGAGAGACGACCCCGCTCATTGGCGCGGCCGACAACCTCCGCCTCTGCACGGAGCCGCAAGCGCTGAAGGAGGCGCGCTTCGCGGGCGTCAACGCAGCGGGAAGCGGAGGCACTCACTACCACGTCGTGCTCGAAGCCGGGCCCGACCTCCAGGTGCCAGGAACATGA